The Dromaius novaehollandiae isolate bDroNov1 chromosome 5, bDroNov1.hap1, whole genome shotgun sequence genome window below encodes:
- the L3HYPDH gene encoding trans-3-hydroxy-L-proline dehydratase codes for MAAAAGEAEAEAGAGRRLPPHAPAGPVLRTVEMHTGGEPLRIVPQLEAAAGEAPAGAALLALRRDMAASRDHVRRALMHEPRGHGGMYGAVVVRGEAAAGADLAALFLHGAGYSAMCGHAVLALGRFALDYGLVAAPRRPETAVRLRCPCGPVTAFVPWDGRRSGNPVRFHSVPAFAAATDLAIDVPGHGNVVVDIGYGGTFYAFLSAEQLGLDVCSSKTRDLVDAASAVTEAVKKQFKPHHPESEDLAFLYGTILTDGKDAFSEEPTTNICVFADEQVDRSPTGSGVTARIALQYHKGLIQLNQTRTFRSSTTGSLFTGKAVKEVRCGDHNAVVVEVSGEAFYTGTATFTVEEEDQLKYGFFFK; via the exons atggcggcggcggcgggcgaggcggaggcggaggctgGGGCGGGTCGGCGGCTGCCGCCGCACGCGCCCGCGGGCCCGGTGCTGCGCACGGTGGAGATGCACACGGGCGGCGAGCCGCTGCGCATCGTGCCGCAgctggaggcggcggcgggagaggccccggcgggggcggcgctgctggcgctgcgGCGCGACATGGCGGCGTCGCGGGACCACGTGCGGCGGGCGCTGATGCACGAGCCGCGGGGCCACGGCGGCATGTACGGCGCCGTGGTGGtgcgcggcgaggcggcggccggcgccgaCCTGGCGGCGCTCTTCCTGCACGGCGCCGGCTACAGCGCCATGTGCGGCCACGCCGTGCTGGCCCTCGGCCGCTTCGCCCTCGACTACGGGCTGgtggcggcgccgcgccgccccgagaCCGCCGTGCGCCTCCGCTGCCCCTGTGGGCCCGTCACCGCCTTCGTGCCCTGGGACGGGCGCCGCAGCGGCAACCCCGTCCGCTTCCACAGCGTGCCCGCCTTCGCCGCCGCCACCG ACTTGGCCATCGATGTCCCCGGTCACGGGAATGTGGTGGTTGACATCGGCTACGGTGGCACTTTCTACGCATTTCTCAGTGCCGAGCAGCTGGGCCTGGATGTTTGCTCGTCTAAGACCAGAGACCTCGTTGACGCAGCGAGTGCAGTGACAGAAGCGGTGAAGAAACAG TTCAAGCCTCATCATCCTGAAAGTGAAGACCTGGCTTTCCTGTATGGCACCATACTAACGGATGGGAAAGATGCCTTTAGCGAGGAACCCACCACCAACATCTGCGTGTTTGCAGATGAACAG GTCGACCGAAGTCCGACAGGTTCAGGAGTGACAGCTCGCATTGCCTTGCAGTATCATAAGGGACTCATCCAGCTGAATCAGACCAGAACCTTTAGGAGCAGTACGACAGGGTCCCTGTTCACTGGAAAGGCAGTGAAG GAAGTCAGGTGTGGGGACCACAATGCCGTTGTAGTGGAAGTCTCTGGAGAAGCCTTTTACACTGGTACTGCCACCTTCACTGTCGAAGAGGAGGACCAGCTGAAATATGGTTTTTTCTTCAAGTGA
- the JKAMP gene encoding JNK1/MAPK8-associated membrane protein, whose translation MIRSAVDIQPACLGLYCGRTVLSVNGSLETYGDCGVCPRGQRTDDNKICRECIESPDRYDWLYLGFMAMLPLVLHWFFIEWYSGKKSSSALFQHVTALFECSVAAIITLLVSDPVGSLYIRSCKVKKLSDWYTMLYNPSPDYITTVHCTHEAVYPLYTIVFIYYAFCLVLMMLLRPLLVKKIACGLGKSDRFKSIYAALYFFPILTVLQAVGGGLLYYAFPYIILVLSLVTLAVYMSASEVESFKDLLVRKKRLVVLFSHWLLHAYGIISISKLDKLEQDLPLLALVPAPALFYLLTAKYTEPSRILSEGGNGH comes from the exons ATGATCCGCTCCG CTGTGGATATCCAGCCCGCCTGCCTCGGGCTGTACTGCGGCAGGACCGTGCTGTCGGTGAACGGCTCCCTGGAGACGTACGGGGACTGCGGG GTATGTCCTAGAGGACAAAGAACTGATGACAACAAAATCTGTCGTGAATGTATCGAGTCTCCAGACCGCTATGACTGGCTCTACCTTGGCTTTATGGCCATGCTTCCCCTGGTTTTACACTGGTTCTTTATTGAATGGTATTcaggaaaaaagag TTCCAGTGCACTGTTCCAACATGTCACAGCTTTGTTTGAGTGCAGTGTTGCAGCAATTATTACACTGCTTGTGAGTGATCCAGTTGGCTCTCTGTATATCCGTTCCTGCAAGGTAAAGAAGCTTTCAGACTGGTATACGATGCTTTACAATCCAAGTCCTGACTACATCACCACAGTGCACTGCACTCATGAAGCAGTCTATCCTCT GTACACAATTGTGTTTATATACTATGCCTTCTGTCTTGTGTTAATGATGCTACTTCGACCTCTTCTGGTTAAGAAGATTGCCTGTGGTTTAGGAAAGTCTGACCGCTTTAAAAGCATTTATGCAGCACTTTATTTCTTCCCTATCCTCACTGTGCTTCAGGCGGTTGGAGGAGGCCTGCTAT ATTATGCCTTTCCATATATCATACTGGTGTTATCTTTGGTTACGCTGGCTGTGTAcatgtctgcttctgaagtggAG TCTTTCAAGGATCTTCTTGTCAGGAAGAAAAGGCTTGTTGTCCTCTTCAGCCACTGGTTACTTCATGCCTATGGAatcatttccatttccaaactGGATAAGCTCGAGCAGGACCTCCCATTGCTGGCCTTGGTACCTGCTCCTGCCCTCTTCTACTTGCTGACTGCAAAGTATACCGAGCCATCACGCATCCTCTCAGAAGGTGGAAATGGACATTAA
- the GPR135 gene encoding G-protein coupled receptor 135, producing MEPAAAWSNLSRGGGGGGGGGGNDTAAAAAGWSAAALASQALALLLIFALSALGNGAVVLVIARHRQLRTVTNAFVLSLSLSELLGALLCLPLAFLSLLSRPPGAWLFGQRLCLASAALHAGLGIAATLTMALLSFDRYCAIVRQPRHKMGRRRAARLLAAVWLAALALAGPWYGLAGEGRREARPGAYRCVYVLPWGSSRLGPPYGAALIVLCYLLPFALMCFCHYNICRAVRLAESRVRPLTTYGHLLRAYGEMRTATTVLIMIVSIICCWGPYCVLGLAAAAGRLPFSPTMDAVASGMAWANGAINPLIYAARNPNISVLLRRSREGGYRTRNNVAAYLSAPGRRPEPRGRAERVRERYVNRPGGPPGSAPSSSSPASGAEVAMWACKNPAVLFCRDGQPDTVSEATLQAKADTVDTSL from the coding sequence ATGGAGCCCGCCGCGGCCTGGAGCAACctctcccgcggcggcggcggcggcggcggcggcggcggcaatgacacggcggcggcggcggcggggtggtCGGCGGCGGCGCTGGCCTCGCAGGCGCTGGCGCTGCTGCTCATCTTCGCCCTGTCGGCGCTGGGCAACGGCGCCGTGGTGCTGGTGATCGCCcggcaccggcagctccgcacGGTCACCAACGCCTTCgtgctgtcgctgtcgctgtcggaGCTGCTGGgcgccctgctctgcctgccgCTGGCCTTCCTCAGCCTGCtgagccgcccgcccggcgcctgGCTCTTCGGGCAGCGCCTGTGCCTGGCCAGCGCCGCCCTGCACGCCGGGCTGGGCATCGCCGCCACCCTCACCATGGCCCTGCTCTCCTTCGACCGCTACTGCGCCATCGTCCGCCAGCCCCGCCACAAGatgggccgccgccgcgccgcccggctccTGGCCGCCGTCTGGCTGGCGGCGCTGGCCCTCGCCGGGCCCTGGTACGGGCtggcgggcgaggggcggcgggaggcccggcccggcgcctaCCGCTGCGTCTACGTGCTGCCCTGGGGCTCGTCCCGCCTGGGGCCGCCCTACGGCGCCGCCCTCATCGTGCTCTGCTACCTGCTGCCCTTCGCCCTCATGTGCTTCTGCCACTACAACATCTGCCGGGCCGTGCGGCTGGCCGAGAGCCGCGTGCGGCCCCTCACCACCTACGGGCACCTGCTGCGGGCCTACGGCGAGATGCGCACGGCCACCACCGTCCTCATCATGATCGTCTCCATCATCTGCTGCTGGGGGCCCTACTGCGTGCTGgggctggccgccgccgccggccgcctgCCCTTCTCGCCCACCATGGACGCCGTGGCCAGCGGCATGGCCTGGGCCAACGGCGCCATCAACCCCCTCATCTACGCCGCCCGCAACCCCAACATCTCCGTGCTGCTGCGGCGCAGCCGCGAGGGCGGCTACAGGACTAGGAACAACGTGGCCGCCTACCTCTCGGCCCCCGGCCGCCGGCCggagccccggggcagggccgaGCGCGTCCGCGAGCGCTACGTCaaccggcccggcggccccccgggcagcgccccgtcctcctccagcccGGCCAGCGGGGCAGAGGTGGCCATGTGGGCCTGCAAGAACCCGGCCGTCCTCTTCTGTCGGGACGGGCAGCCCGACACCGTCTCGGAGGCCACCTTGCAGGCCAAAGCGGACACGGTGGACACCAGCCTCTGA